A region of Saimiri boliviensis isolate mSaiBol1 chromosome 8, mSaiBol1.pri, whole genome shotgun sequence DNA encodes the following proteins:
- the USP19 gene encoding ubiquitin carboxyl-terminal hydrolase 19 isoform X12: MSGGASATGPRRGPPGLEDATSKKKQKDRANQESKDGDPRKETGGRYVAQAGLELLASGDPSASASCAAEITGSRHRTRLFFPTSSGSASTPREEQTKAELLLDWRQSAEEVIVKLRLGVGPLQLEDIDAAFTDTDCVVRFSGGQQWGGVFYAEIKGSCAKVQTRKGSLLHLTLPKKVPMLTWPSLLKPLGTQELVPGLQCQENGQELSPTALEPGPEPHRVKQEARNQKRAQGRGEVGSGAGPGAQAGPSAKRAVHLCRGPEGEGSRDGPGPRGDAPPFVADLATQVEADEQHCIPQLNPQTCLRDSEENLALSVGEKAVSPGNDLVSPAMVRSRNPVKDDCVKEEMTVAADAATLVDEPESMVNLAFVKNDSYEKGPDSVVVHVYVKEICRDTSRVLFREQDFTLIFQTRDGNFLRLHPGCGPHTIFRWQVKLRNLIEPEQCTFCFTASRINICLRKRQSQRWGGLEAPAARGAVGGAKVAVPTGPTPLDSTPPGGAPHPLTGQEEARAVEKDKSKARSEDTGLDSVAARTPMEHVTPKPETHLASPKPTCMVPPMPHSPVSGDSVEEEEEEEKKVCLPGFTGLVNLGNTCFMNSVIQSLSNTRELRDFFHDRSFEAEINYNNPLGTGGRLAIGFAVLLRALWKGTHHAFQPSKLKAIVASKASQFTGYAQHDAQEFMAFLLDGLHEDLNRIQNKPYTETVDSDGRPDEVVAEEAWQRHKMRNDSFIVDLFQGQYKSKLVCPVCAKVSITFDPFLYLPVPLPQKQKVLPVFYFAREPHSKPVKFLVSVSKENSTASEVLDSLSQSVHVKPENLRLAEVIKNRFQRVFLPSHSLDTVSPSDMLLCFELLSPELAKERVVVLEVQQRPQVPSVPISKCAACQRKQQSEDEKLKRCTRCYRVGYCNQLCQKTHWPDHKGLCRPENIGYPFLVSVPASRLTYARLAQLLEGYARYSVSVFQPPFQPGRMALESQSPGCTTLLSTGSLEAGDSERDPIQPPELQLVTPVADGDTGPPRVWTASDRGPVPSTSGISSEMLASGPTEIGSLPASERVSRPEAAVPGYQHPSEAMNAHTPQFFIYKIDSSNREQRLEDKGDTPLELGDDCSLALVWRNNERLQEFVLVASKELECAEDPGSAGEAARAGHFTLDQCLNLFTRPEVLAPEEAWYCPQCKQHREASKQLLLWRLPNVLIVQLKRFSFRSFIWRDKINDLVEFPVRNLDLSKFCIGQKEEQLSSYDLYAVINHYGGMIGGHYTACARLPNDRSSQRSDVGWRLFDDSTVTTVDESQVVTRYAYVLFYRRRNSPVERPPRAGHSEHHPDLGPAVEAAASQGLGPGQAPEVAPTRTAPERFAPPVDRPAPTYSNMEEVD; this comes from the exons ATGTCTGGCGGGGCCAGTGCCACAGGCCCAAGGAGAGGGCCCCCAGGACTGGAGGATGCCACTAGTAAGAAGAAGCAGAAGGATCGAGCAAACCAGGAGAGCAAGGATGGAGATCCTAGGAAAG agacagggggtcgatatgttgcccaggctggtcttgaactcctggcctcaggtgatccttctgcctcagcctcctgtgcagctgagattacagggtcACGCCACCGTACCCGGCTGTTCTTTCCTACGTCGTCAGGGTCAGCATCCACACCTCGAGAGGAGCAGACCAAAGCGG AGTTGTTGCTTGATTGGAGGCAGAGTGCAGAAGAGGTAATTGTCAAGCTTCGTTTGGGAGTAGGTCCCCTTCAGCTGGAGGACATAGATGCTGCTTTCACAGATACGGACTGTGTGGTGCGGTTTTCAG gtggTCAGCAGTGGGGTGGTGTCTTCTATGCTGAGATAAAAGGATCTTGCGCTAAAGTGCAGACCCGCAAGGGGAGTCTCCTGCACCTGACACTGCCCAAGAAGGTGCCTATGCTCACGTGGCCCTCTCTCCTG AAACCTCTAGGGACCCAGGAGCTGGTGCCGGGGCTGCAGTGCCAGGAGAATGGGCAGGAACTGTCTCCCACTGCCCTAGAGCCAGGCCCTGAGCCCCACCGGGTTAAGCAGGAGGCCCGGAATCAGAAGCGGGCCCAGGGCCGTGGTGAGGTAGGCTCAGGGGCTGGCCCCGGGGCCCAGGCAGGGCCCAGCGCCAAGAGGGCTGTGCATCTCTGCAGAGGGCCAGAGGGGGAAGGGTCCAGGGATGGCCCTGGACCCCGGGGTGATGCCCCACCCTTCGTGGCTGACCTGGCCACCCAG GTTGAGGCTGATGAACAGCATTGCATACCACAGCTGAACCCCCAAACCTGCCTCCGGGACTCAGAGGAGAATTTAGCTCTTTCTGTAGGAGAGAAAGCAGTGTCTCCCGGGAATGACCTAGTCTCTCCAGCCATGGTCCGGAGCAGAAATCCTGTGAAAGATGACTGTGTCAAGGAGGAGATGACAGTGGCAGCAGATGCTGCAACCTTGGTGGATG AACCTGAGTCGATGGTGAACCTGGCATTTGTCAAGAATGACTCGTATGAGAAAGGCCCGGATTCAGTGGTGGTGCACGTGTACGTGAAGGAAATCTGCAGGGATACCTCAAGAGTACTTTTCCGTGAGCAGGACTTCACACTCATCTTCCAGACCAG GGATGGAAACTTCTTGAGGCTGCACCCGGGCTGTGGGCCCCACACCATCTTCCGTTGGCAGGTGAAGCTCAG GAATCTGATTGAGCCAGAGCAGTGCACCTTCTGTTTCACGGCTTCTCGCATCAACATCTGCCTTCGTAAGAGGCAGAGTCAGCGCTGGGGGGGCCTGGAGGCCCCGGCTGCACGAG GTGCAGTGGGTGGTGCAAAGGTTGCCGTGCCGACAGGTCCAACCCCTCTGGATTCAACCCCACCAGGAggtgctccccaccccctgacaggccagGAGGAGGCCCGGGCTGTGGAGAAGGATAAATCCAAGGCAAGATCTGAGGACACAGGGCTAGACAGTGTGGCAGCCCGCACACCCATGGAGCATGTAACCCCAAAGCCAGAGACACACCTGGCCTCG CCCAAGCCTACATGTATGGTGCCTCCCATGCCCCACAGCCCAGTGAGTGGAGAcagtgtggaggaggaggaagaagaagagaagaaggtgTGTCTGCCAGGCTTCACTGGCCTTGTCAATTTAGGCAACACCTGCTTCATGAACAGCGTCATTCAGTCTCTGTCCAACACTCGGGAACTCCGGGACTTCTTCCATG ACCGCTCCTTTGAGGCTGAGATCAACTACAACAACCCACTAGGGACTGGTGGGCGTCTGGCCATTGGCTTTGCTGTGCTGCTTCGGGCGCTGTGGAAGGGCACCCATCATGCCTTCCAGCCTTCCAAGTTGAAG GCCATTGTGGCAAGTAAGGCCAGCCAGTTCACAGGCTATGCGCAGCATGATGCCCAAGAGTTCATGGCTTTCCTGCTGGATGGGCTGCACGAGGACCTGAATCGGATTCAAAACAAGCCCTACACAGAGACTGTGGACTCAGATGGGCGGCCTGATGAG GTGGTAGCTGAGGAAGCATGGCAGCGGCACAAGATGAGGAATGACTCTTTCATCGTGGACCTATTTCAGGGCCAGTACAAGTCGAAGCTGGTGTGCCCTGTGTGTGCCAAG GTCTCCATCACCTTTGACCCATTTCTTTATCTGCCGGTGCCCTTGCCACAAAAGCAAAAGGTTCTACCCGTCTTTTATTTTGCCCGAGAGCCCCACAGCAAGCCCGTCAAG TTCCTGGTGAGCGTCAGCAAGGAGAACTCCACTGCAAGTGAAGTATTGGACTCTCTCTCTCAGAGCGTTCATGTGAAGCCTGAGAACCTGCGTTTGGCAGAG GTAATTAAGAATCGTTTCCAACGTGTGTTCCTGCCCTCCCACTCACTGGACACTGTGTCCCCATCTGATATGCTCCTCTGCTTTGAGCTGCTATCACCAGAGTTGGCTAAGGAGCGGGTAGTGGTGCTAGAGGTGCAACAG CGCCCTCAGGTGCCCAGCGTCCCCATCTCGAAGTGTGCAGCCTGCCAGCGGAAGCAACAGTCGGAGGATGAAAAGCTGAAGCGCTGTACCCGGTGCTATCGTGTGGGCTACTGCAACCA GCTCTGCCAGAAAACCCACTGGCCTGACCACAAGGGCCTCTGCCGACCTGAGAACATTGGCTACCCCTTCCTGGTCAGTGTACCTGCCTCACGCCTCACTTACGCCCGCCTTGCTCAGCTGCTAGAGGGCTATGCCCG GTACTCTGTGAGTGTATTCCAGCCACCCTTTCAACCTGGCCGCATGGCTTTGGAGTCTCAGAGCCCTGGCTGCACCACACTGCTCTCCACTGGCTCCCTGGAAGCTGGGGACAGTGAGAGGGACCCCATTCAGCCACCTGAGCTCCAGCTGGTGACCCCTGTGGCTGATGGGGACACAGGGCCTCCCCGGGTGTGGACAGCCTCTGACCGGGGTCCCGTGCCCAGCACCAGTGGAATTTCTTCTGAGATGCTGGCCAGTGGGCCCACTGAGATTGGCTCCTTGCCTGCTAGCGAGAGGGTGTCCCGACCTGAAG CCGCTGTGCCTGGGTACCAGCACCCAAGTGAAGCTATGAATGCCCACACACCCCagttcttcatctataaaattgacTCATCCAACCGAGAGCAGCGGCTAGAGGACAAAG GAGACACCCCACTGGAGCTGGGTGATGATTGTAGCCTGGCTCTCGTCTGGCGGAACAATGAGCGGTTGCAGGAGTTTGTATTGGTAGCCTCTAAGGAGCTGGAATGTGCTGAGGATCCAGGCTCTGCTGGTGAGGCTGCCCGGGCTGGCCACTTCACCCTGGACCAGTGCCTCAACCTCTTCACACGACCTGAGGTGCTGGCACCCGAGGAGGCCTG GTACTGCCCACAGTGCAAACAGCACCGTGAGGCCTCCAAGCAGCTGTTGCTATGGCGCCTGCCAAACGTTCTCATCGTGCAGCTCAAGCGCTTCTCCTTTCGTAGTTTTATCTGGCGTGATAAGATCAATGACTTGGTGGAGTTCCCTGTTCG GAATCTGGACCTGAGCAAGTTCTGCATTGGCCAGAAAGAGGAGCAGCTATCCAGCTATGATCTGTATGCTGTGATTAACCACTATGGAGGCATGATCGGTGGCCACTACACTGCCTGTGCACGCCTGCCCAATGATCGTAGCAGTCAGCGCAGTGACGTGG
- the USP19 gene encoding ubiquitin carboxyl-terminal hydrolase 19 isoform X9 → MSGGASATGPRRGPPGLEDATSKKKQKDRANQESKDGDPRKETGGRYVAQAGLELLASGDPSASASCAAEITGSRHRTRLFFPTSSGSASTPREEQTKAELLLDWRQSAEEVIVKLRLGVGPLQLEDIDAAFTDTDCVVRFSGGQQWGGVFYAEIKGSCAKVQTRKGSLLHLTLPKKVPMLTWPSLLKPLGTQELVPGLQCQENGQELSPTALEPGPEPHRVKQEARNQKRAQGRGEVGSGAGPGAQAGPSAKRAVHLCRGPEGEGSRDGPGPRGDAPPFVADLATQVEADEQHCIPQLNPQTCLRDSEENLALSVGEKAVSPGNDLVSPAMVRSRNPVKDDCVKEEMTVAADAATLVDGKEPESMVNLAFVKNDSYEKGPDSVVVHVYVKEICRDTSRVLFREQDFTLIFQTRDGNFLRLHPGCGPHTIFRWQVKLRNLIEPEQCTFCFTASRINICLRKRQSQRWGGLEAPAARGAVGGAKVAVPTGPTPLDSTPPGGAPHPLTGQEEARAVEKDKSKARSEDTGLDSVAARTPMEHVTPKPETHLASPKPTCMVPPMPHSPVSGDSVEEEEEEEKKVCLPGFTGLVNLGNTCFMNSVIQSLSNTRELRDFFHDRSFEAEINYNNPLGTGGRLAIGFAVLLRALWKGTHHAFQPSKLKAIVASKASQFTGYAQHDAQEFMAFLLDGLHEDLNRIQNKPYTETVDSDGRPDEVVAEEAWQRHKMRNDSFIVDLFQGQYKSKLVCPVCAKVSITFDPFLYLPVPLPQKQKVLPVFYFAREPHSKPVKFLVSVSKENSTASEVLDSLSQSVHVKPENLRLAEVIKNRFQRVFLPSHSLDTVSPSDMLLCFELLSPELAKERVVVLEVQQRPQVPSVPISKCAACQRKQQSEDEKLKRCTRCYRVGYCNQLCQKTHWPDHKGLCRPENIGYPFLVSVPASRLTYARLAQLLEGYARYSVSVFQPPFQPGRMALESQSPGCTTLLSTGSLEAGDSERDPIQPPELQLVTPVADGDTGPPRVWTASDRGPVPSTSGISSEMLASGPTEIGSLPASERVSRPEAAVPGYQHPSEAMNAHTPQFFIYKIDSSNREQRLEDKGDTPLELGDDCSLALVWRNNERLQEFVLVASKELECAEDPGSAGEAARAGHFTLDQCLNLFTRPEVLAPEEAWYCPQCKQHREASKQLLLWRLPNVLIVQLKRFSFRSFIWRDKINDLVEFPVRNLDLSKFCIGQKEEQLSSYDLYAVINHYGGMIGGHYTACARLPNDRSSQRSDVGWRLFDDSTVTTVDESQVVTRYAYVLFYRRRNSPVERPPRAGHSEHHPDLGPAVEAAASQGLGPGQAPEVAPTRTAPERFAPPVDRPAPTYSNMEEVD, encoded by the exons ATGTCTGGCGGGGCCAGTGCCACAGGCCCAAGGAGAGGGCCCCCAGGACTGGAGGATGCCACTAGTAAGAAGAAGCAGAAGGATCGAGCAAACCAGGAGAGCAAGGATGGAGATCCTAGGAAAG agacagggggtcgatatgttgcccaggctggtcttgaactcctggcctcaggtgatccttctgcctcagcctcctgtgcagctgagattacagggtcACGCCACCGTACCCGGCTGTTCTTTCCTACGTCGTCAGGGTCAGCATCCACACCTCGAGAGGAGCAGACCAAAGCGG AGTTGTTGCTTGATTGGAGGCAGAGTGCAGAAGAGGTAATTGTCAAGCTTCGTTTGGGAGTAGGTCCCCTTCAGCTGGAGGACATAGATGCTGCTTTCACAGATACGGACTGTGTGGTGCGGTTTTCAG gtggTCAGCAGTGGGGTGGTGTCTTCTATGCTGAGATAAAAGGATCTTGCGCTAAAGTGCAGACCCGCAAGGGGAGTCTCCTGCACCTGACACTGCCCAAGAAGGTGCCTATGCTCACGTGGCCCTCTCTCCTG AAACCTCTAGGGACCCAGGAGCTGGTGCCGGGGCTGCAGTGCCAGGAGAATGGGCAGGAACTGTCTCCCACTGCCCTAGAGCCAGGCCCTGAGCCCCACCGGGTTAAGCAGGAGGCCCGGAATCAGAAGCGGGCCCAGGGCCGTGGTGAGGTAGGCTCAGGGGCTGGCCCCGGGGCCCAGGCAGGGCCCAGCGCCAAGAGGGCTGTGCATCTCTGCAGAGGGCCAGAGGGGGAAGGGTCCAGGGATGGCCCTGGACCCCGGGGTGATGCCCCACCCTTCGTGGCTGACCTGGCCACCCAG GTTGAGGCTGATGAACAGCATTGCATACCACAGCTGAACCCCCAAACCTGCCTCCGGGACTCAGAGGAGAATTTAGCTCTTTCTGTAGGAGAGAAAGCAGTGTCTCCCGGGAATGACCTAGTCTCTCCAGCCATGGTCCGGAGCAGAAATCCTGTGAAAGATGACTGTGTCAAGGAGGAGATGACAGTGGCAGCAGATGCTGCAACCTTGGTGGATGGTaaag AACCTGAGTCGATGGTGAACCTGGCATTTGTCAAGAATGACTCGTATGAGAAAGGCCCGGATTCAGTGGTGGTGCACGTGTACGTGAAGGAAATCTGCAGGGATACCTCAAGAGTACTTTTCCGTGAGCAGGACTTCACACTCATCTTCCAGACCAG GGATGGAAACTTCTTGAGGCTGCACCCGGGCTGTGGGCCCCACACCATCTTCCGTTGGCAGGTGAAGCTCAG GAATCTGATTGAGCCAGAGCAGTGCACCTTCTGTTTCACGGCTTCTCGCATCAACATCTGCCTTCGTAAGAGGCAGAGTCAGCGCTGGGGGGGCCTGGAGGCCCCGGCTGCACGAG GTGCAGTGGGTGGTGCAAAGGTTGCCGTGCCGACAGGTCCAACCCCTCTGGATTCAACCCCACCAGGAggtgctccccaccccctgacaggccagGAGGAGGCCCGGGCTGTGGAGAAGGATAAATCCAAGGCAAGATCTGAGGACACAGGGCTAGACAGTGTGGCAGCCCGCACACCCATGGAGCATGTAACCCCAAAGCCAGAGACACACCTGGCCTCG CCCAAGCCTACATGTATGGTGCCTCCCATGCCCCACAGCCCAGTGAGTGGAGAcagtgtggaggaggaggaagaagaagagaagaaggtgTGTCTGCCAGGCTTCACTGGCCTTGTCAATTTAGGCAACACCTGCTTCATGAACAGCGTCATTCAGTCTCTGTCCAACACTCGGGAACTCCGGGACTTCTTCCATG ACCGCTCCTTTGAGGCTGAGATCAACTACAACAACCCACTAGGGACTGGTGGGCGTCTGGCCATTGGCTTTGCTGTGCTGCTTCGGGCGCTGTGGAAGGGCACCCATCATGCCTTCCAGCCTTCCAAGTTGAAG GCCATTGTGGCAAGTAAGGCCAGCCAGTTCACAGGCTATGCGCAGCATGATGCCCAAGAGTTCATGGCTTTCCTGCTGGATGGGCTGCACGAGGACCTGAATCGGATTCAAAACAAGCCCTACACAGAGACTGTGGACTCAGATGGGCGGCCTGATGAG GTGGTAGCTGAGGAAGCATGGCAGCGGCACAAGATGAGGAATGACTCTTTCATCGTGGACCTATTTCAGGGCCAGTACAAGTCGAAGCTGGTGTGCCCTGTGTGTGCCAAG GTCTCCATCACCTTTGACCCATTTCTTTATCTGCCGGTGCCCTTGCCACAAAAGCAAAAGGTTCTACCCGTCTTTTATTTTGCCCGAGAGCCCCACAGCAAGCCCGTCAAG TTCCTGGTGAGCGTCAGCAAGGAGAACTCCACTGCAAGTGAAGTATTGGACTCTCTCTCTCAGAGCGTTCATGTGAAGCCTGAGAACCTGCGTTTGGCAGAG GTAATTAAGAATCGTTTCCAACGTGTGTTCCTGCCCTCCCACTCACTGGACACTGTGTCCCCATCTGATATGCTCCTCTGCTTTGAGCTGCTATCACCAGAGTTGGCTAAGGAGCGGGTAGTGGTGCTAGAGGTGCAACAG CGCCCTCAGGTGCCCAGCGTCCCCATCTCGAAGTGTGCAGCCTGCCAGCGGAAGCAACAGTCGGAGGATGAAAAGCTGAAGCGCTGTACCCGGTGCTATCGTGTGGGCTACTGCAACCA GCTCTGCCAGAAAACCCACTGGCCTGACCACAAGGGCCTCTGCCGACCTGAGAACATTGGCTACCCCTTCCTGGTCAGTGTACCTGCCTCACGCCTCACTTACGCCCGCCTTGCTCAGCTGCTAGAGGGCTATGCCCG GTACTCTGTGAGTGTATTCCAGCCACCCTTTCAACCTGGCCGCATGGCTTTGGAGTCTCAGAGCCCTGGCTGCACCACACTGCTCTCCACTGGCTCCCTGGAAGCTGGGGACAGTGAGAGGGACCCCATTCAGCCACCTGAGCTCCAGCTGGTGACCCCTGTGGCTGATGGGGACACAGGGCCTCCCCGGGTGTGGACAGCCTCTGACCGGGGTCCCGTGCCCAGCACCAGTGGAATTTCTTCTGAGATGCTGGCCAGTGGGCCCACTGAGATTGGCTCCTTGCCTGCTAGCGAGAGGGTGTCCCGACCTGAAG CCGCTGTGCCTGGGTACCAGCACCCAAGTGAAGCTATGAATGCCCACACACCCCagttcttcatctataaaattgacTCATCCAACCGAGAGCAGCGGCTAGAGGACAAAG GAGACACCCCACTGGAGCTGGGTGATGATTGTAGCCTGGCTCTCGTCTGGCGGAACAATGAGCGGTTGCAGGAGTTTGTATTGGTAGCCTCTAAGGAGCTGGAATGTGCTGAGGATCCAGGCTCTGCTGGTGAGGCTGCCCGGGCTGGCCACTTCACCCTGGACCAGTGCCTCAACCTCTTCACACGACCTGAGGTGCTGGCACCCGAGGAGGCCTG GTACTGCCCACAGTGCAAACAGCACCGTGAGGCCTCCAAGCAGCTGTTGCTATGGCGCCTGCCAAACGTTCTCATCGTGCAGCTCAAGCGCTTCTCCTTTCGTAGTTTTATCTGGCGTGATAAGATCAATGACTTGGTGGAGTTCCCTGTTCG GAATCTGGACCTGAGCAAGTTCTGCATTGGCCAGAAAGAGGAGCAGCTATCCAGCTATGATCTGTATGCTGTGATTAACCACTATGGAGGCATGATCGGTGGCCACTACACTGCCTGTGCACGCCTGCCCAATGATCGTAGCAGTCAGCGCAGTGACGTGG